A portion of the Patescibacteria group bacterium genome contains these proteins:
- a CDS encoding trypsin-like peptidase domain-containing protein, whose amino-acid sequence MSKNILKIIVIFVIGMVGGIFADQILWPYFGEGSFFYNQLANFPVSISETKKITIQENVALQEAVEKIEKAVVGVRTKLKSGKILSGSGLIVTSDGLIVTLAELVPRGEDFVFFVDGKTPNWQILKRDSKTNLALIKVEEKNLATVGFADFDELRLGERVFLVGVIWEKTGPLKMVNEGIVKFFSQDEKNGYIRTNIFEKNTLSGSALFNIKGELLGLNTIDSGGKVTAIPISKIRDFIGF is encoded by the coding sequence ATGTCAAAAAATATCCTAAAAATCATTGTTATTTTTGTAATTGGGATGGTCGGGGGGATTTTTGCTGACCAGATTCTCTGGCCTTATTTTGGAGAAGGGTCTTTTTTTTATAATCAACTTGCTAATTTTCCAGTTTCCATTAGTGAAACTAAAAAAATAACAATTCAGGAGAACGTTGCTCTTCAAGAAGCGGTTGAAAAGATTGAAAAAGCAGTGGTTGGAGTGAGGACTAAACTAAAATCAGGGAAAATTTTATCAGGTTCTGGCTTAATTGTTACTTCAGATGGTTTAATAGTTACTTTAGCAGAACTTGTTCCCCGAGGAGAGGATTTTGTTTTTTTTGTTGATGGCAAAACGCCTAATTGGCAGATTTTAAAAAGAGATTCAAAAACAAATTTGGCTTTAATAAAAGTTGAGGAGAAAAATTTAGCCACTGTTGGCTTTGCTGATTTTGATGAACTAAGATTAGGAGAAAGAGTTTTTTTGGTCGGGGTAATCTGGGAAAAAACCGGCCCCCTAAAAATGGTTAACGAAGGAATTGTTAAATTCTTTAGTCAAGATGAAAAAAATGGTTATATTAGAACTAACATCTTTGAAAAAAACACTCTTAGCGGGAGTGCTTTGTTTAATATTAAGGGAGAATTGTTAGGATTAAACACAATTGATTCAGGAGGAAAAGTCACAGCCATCCCAATCAGCAAAATCCGCGATTTCATTGGGTTTTAA
- a CDS encoding adenine phosphoribosyltransferase produces the protein MEKLIKAKIREIPDWPKKGVNFKDITPLIEDAKAFRKVINELAKPYLNKRIDKVVGIDARGFILAAALAYKLKSGLAIVRKKGKLPLKRVSKKYALEYGSNTIEMHKDTILAGERVLLIDDLLATGGTMKATIDLVKKLKGKIIGIDFLIELSFLNGRKKLKGYRIRSLVKYQS, from the coding sequence ATGGAAAAGTTGATTAAAGCAAAAATTAGGGAGATTCCTGATTGGCCCAAAAAAGGAGTTAATTTTAAAGATATTACTCCTTTAATTGAAGATGCTAAAGCTTTTAGAAAAGTTATTAATGAATTAGCTAAACCTTATTTAAATAAGAGAATTGATAAGGTTGTTGGAATTGATGCTCGGGGCTTTATTTTAGCTGCAGCTTTAGCTTACAAATTAAAATCAGGCCTAGCCATTGTCAGAAAAAAGGGAAAGCTTCCCTTAAAAAGAGTTTCTAAAAAATATGCTCTTGAATATGGAAGCAACACTATTGAGATGCATAAAGATACTATTTTAGCTGGAGAAAGAGTTCTCTTAATTGATGATCTTTTAGCTACTGGAGGAACAATGAAAGCAACTATTGATTTAGTTAAAAAACTAAAAGGCAAGATTATTGGAATAGACTTTTTGATTGAGTTGAGTTTTTTAAATGGCAGGAAAAAATTAAAGGGATATAGAATAAGGTCTTTGGTAAAGTATCAATCATAA
- a CDS encoding S-methyl-5'-thioadenosine phosphorylase: MAKQKKQMIGLIGGTGFYEFFEGKTKEIEVRTKFGLPSDKITIGNLFGKKVAFLPRHGRKHQLPPHKIPYQANIAAMKKLGVERIIAPSAVGSLKAKIKPGDFVICDQFIDQTKKREDTFFDGPQVAHIEMAYPYCPESRKIALAQAKKLKLKAHPKGTVVVIEGPRFSTLADSLRFSQMGGDLVNMTQYPEVVLASELGICYLNISLVTDYDVGIYAKGRTKPVSIEEVLANFKKNTAKLKKLVSAIIKNIPERRTCGCRGKAERALIG; this comes from the coding sequence ATGGCAAAACAAAAAAAGCAAATGATCGGGTTAATCGGCGGAACTGGTTTTTATGAGTTTTTTGAAGGAAAAACTAAAGAAATTGAAGTAAGAACAAAGTTTGGCTTGCCCAGTGATAAAATTACCATCGGCAATTTATTTGGCAAAAAAGTTGCTTTTTTGCCTAGGCACGGTAGAAAGCATCAACTTCCTCCCCATAAAATTCCCTATCAAGCCAATATTGCTGCGATGAAGAAACTTGGCGTTGAGAGAATTATTGCCCCCAGTGCCGTGGGTTCTTTAAAAGCAAAGATTAAGCCAGGTGATTTTGTGATTTGTGACCAATTTATTGACCAGACTAAAAAAAGAGAAGATACTTTTTTTGACGGCCCCCAAGTAGCCCATATAGAGATGGCTTATCCCTATTGCCCAGAATCAAGAAAAATTGCTCTGGCCCAGGCAAAAAAATTAAAACTAAAAGCTCATCCTAAAGGAACAGTGGTAGTAATTGAAGGACCGAGATTTTCAACCTTAGCTGATAGCTTGCGCTTTTCTCAAATGGGCGGAGATTTAGTTAATATGACCCAGTATCCAGAAGTGGTTTTAGCTTCAGAACTTGGTATTTGTTATTTGAATATTTCTTTAGTAACAGATTATGATGTGGGAATTTATGCCAAAGGTAGGACAAAGCCGGTTTCAATTGAAGAGGTGTTAGCAAACTTTAAAAAGAATACTGCCAAACTGAAAAAATTAGTATCAGCTATTATAAAAAATATCCCAGAAAGAAGAACTTGTGGCTGTCGTGGTAAAGCTGAGCGGGCTTTAATAGGTTAG
- a CDS encoding DeoR family transcriptional regulator: MLDSRKEKILGILKEKEKIQVGELKEFLPDVSKRTLRRDFDQLLKLELVERIGERNDTFYKLK, encoded by the coding sequence ATCTTAGATTCCAGAAAAGAAAAGATTTTAGGAATTTTAAAAGAAAAAGAAAAAATTCAAGTCGGCGAGCTTAAAGAATTTTTACCTGATGTATCAAAAAGAACCCTGCGGAGAGACTTTGACCAGTTATTAAAACTGGAGCTGGTTGAAAGAATAGGGGAGAGAAACGACACTTTTTATAAATTAAAGTAG
- a CDS encoding RNA polymerase sigma factor, with the protein MNNPRKIFSQIYDDCIDKIYRFIFFKVNSQEIAQDLCSETFLRGWQSFKDNKKKIENPQAFLYQIARNLVIDHYRDKGRTQTVSADCVPIIDPGEDLEEQALSRSDLDTIKSALTGLKDEYQEVVIWHYIDDLSIPEISKILNKSEGAVRVMLHRALKSLKNKVENG; encoded by the coding sequence ATGAACAATCCAAGGAAAATTTTTAGTCAAATATACGATGATTGTATAGATAAAATCTATCGTTTTATCTTTTTTAAGGTAAATTCTCAAGAAATTGCTCAAGATTTGTGTTCAGAAACCTTTTTACGGGGTTGGCAGTCCTTTAAAGATAATAAAAAGAAAATTGAGAATCCTCAGGCCTTTTTGTATCAAATTGCCCGTAATTTAGTGATTGACCATTATCGAGACAAGGGTAGGACACAGACAGTTTCAGCAGATTGTGTTCCAATTATTGACCCTGGGGAAGATTTAGAAGAACAAGCTTTATCAAGGTCAGACCTTGATACAATTAAGTCAGCTTTAACTGGACTTAAAGATGAGTATCAAGAAGTAGTTATTTGGCACTACATAGACGATTTATCAATACCTGAAATATCAAAAATACTTAATAAGTCAGAAGGAGCGGTCAGAGTAATGCTCCATCGGGCTTTAAAATCCCTTAAAAATAAGGTTGAAAATGGATAA
- a CDS encoding peptidoglycan-binding protein — MKKKIIAMITGLAMVAMIVPSSAQAITVSELLALIAAATSLEDLQASIAALEDGGGVGVTCTFTRALAPGSTGADVKCLQQYLNDAGYTVAASGAGSAGNETQYYGSLTKAAVGAWQDGNGVAYGAYKGYFGPISQAKYDALAAAGEEEEEEEEEEEEGNLTATIYATPASGIDIYVDTTDNSVIAAKVKATDSDVTLQRLDLRFDTRPWRYVTGLSVYADGTLIKSIDVTEEDCSEVTVGSAYDVRISGLGIDIAEDTYKIITVKADTISALYTSTEIDDGKAIVVSFQSNAFRGVDEAAIDQYSPSSALSTRTFTINATVTGEIEVSAAADNPDVAPFIYSSTAASENVPVMRVNLKAKTADVIVRSMVVAPTASGTDTNVFTTAKLYDGDTILASTSTGDAVSTTFADIDLTIPKNSTKTLTVKLDVKKQAAGTNPEGAYASCSLEANTNGVNAETAGTFVAATITGSTVDAGGIYLYLKAPTIALSSSSIGPIRSPGTSYASNNSQAPAEIKLNVTANGGDIYVRTYSSTAASSGIVAGTTTNTGSVQLTQGVFSSGADLKSYSWKIVNGETETFTVTGVLDNLSSSSISNAAMNLTNVKWATTDAELDSLYTTQTWGLAKLKTDPIQLMTKN; from the coding sequence ATGAAAAAGAAAATAATTGCGATGATTACTGGATTAGCGATGGTTGCTATGATTGTTCCTTCTTCAGCTCAAGCAATAACGGTAAGCGAACTGTTAGCGCTTATAGCTGCAGCTACTAGTTTAGAAGATTTGCAAGCTAGCATAGCTGCCCTTGAGGATGGAGGAGGTGTAGGTGTTACTTGCACCTTTACTAGGGCTCTTGCTCCGGGATCAACTGGCGCGGATGTTAAGTGTTTACAGCAATATCTAAATGACGCTGGCTACACTGTAGCTGCTAGTGGTGCCGGTTCTGCCGGCAATGAGACCCAATATTATGGTTCTCTTACCAAAGCTGCCGTAGGAGCCTGGCAGGACGGCAATGGCGTTGCCTATGGGGCATATAAGGGTTATTTTGGCCCTATTTCCCAGGCAAAATACGACGCGTTAGCTGCAGCCGGTGAAGAGGAAGAGGAAGAAGAGGAGGAAGAGGAAGAAGGTAATCTCACAGCCACAATATACGCTACCCCTGCTAGTGGTATAGACATATATGTTGATACAACCGACAATTCTGTTATTGCTGCTAAAGTTAAAGCTACTGACTCTGATGTTACTCTTCAACGTCTTGACCTCCGCTTTGACACCAGACCTTGGAGATACGTCACTGGGCTTTCTGTCTATGCAGACGGTACGCTTATCAAGAGCATTGATGTAACTGAAGAAGACTGCTCAGAAGTTACTGTTGGTTCAGCATATGATGTCCGTATTTCTGGTCTAGGTATTGATATTGCCGAAGATACCTACAAGATTATTACTGTGAAGGCTGATACTATTTCTGCCTTATACACTTCTACTGAGATAGATGACGGCAAGGCAATAGTCGTTAGTTTTCAATCCAATGCTTTCCGAGGTGTAGACGAAGCTGCTATAGACCAGTATTCTCCGAGTTCCGCGCTTAGCACGAGAACCTTTACTATTAACGCTACTGTAACAGGTGAAATCGAGGTTTCAGCAGCTGCTGACAATCCAGATGTAGCTCCGTTCATATATAGCTCAACCGCTGCTAGCGAGAATGTTCCCGTTATGAGAGTTAATCTTAAAGCAAAAACCGCTGATGTTATTGTTAGGAGTATGGTGGTTGCACCAACTGCCAGTGGTACTGATACTAATGTTTTCACTACTGCTAAACTTTATGATGGCGATACAATATTAGCCAGCACCAGCACCGGTGATGCAGTTTCAACCACTTTTGCAGACATTGACCTTACTATTCCTAAAAACAGCACCAAAACCTTAACAGTGAAGTTAGATGTTAAGAAACAAGCAGCTGGTACTAATCCTGAAGGGGCTTATGCCAGTTGTAGTTTGGAAGCTAATACAAATGGTGTTAACGCTGAGACTGCTGGTACCTTTGTTGCTGCCACTATTACCGGTTCAACTGTTGATGCCGGAGGTATTTATCTCTATTTGAAAGCTCCGACAATTGCTTTGAGTAGTAGTTCCATTGGACCGATAAGATCTCCTGGTACTTCATATGCCAGCAATAATTCTCAGGCTCCTGCGGAAATTAAGCTGAATGTTACAGCTAATGGCGGTGATATTTACGTCAGGACATATAGTTCTACTGCGGCAAGCAGTGGTATTGTAGCAGGTACAACTACTAATACTGGCAGTGTCCAACTTACCCAAGGGGTCTTTAGTAGCGGTGCTGACTTAAAGAGCTATTCCTGGAAAATCGTTAATGGTGAAACCGAAACATTTACAGTTACTGGTGTTCTTGATAATCTCTCTAGTAGTAGTATTTCAAACGCTGCTATGAATTTAACGAATGTAAAGTGGGCGACCACCGATGCCGAGCTTGATTCTCTTTACACTACTCAGACTTGGGGTTTGGCCAAGCTTAAGACAGATCCGATACAGCTTATGACAAAGAATTAA